One Solibacillus sp. R5-41 DNA segment encodes these proteins:
- a CDS encoding NupC/NupG family nucleoside CNT transporter produces MRYLISFCGLLLVFGLALLMSKNKKEIKFKNIIMMLIIQFLLAALLLNTKFGYVLIKGITNVFDYLLSYANTGITFVFGGLANKGEYSFFLNVLLPIVFISVLIGILQHFKILPFFMKWIGLLLSKVNGMGKLESYNAVASAMVGQSEVFITVKKQLDKIAPQRMYTLCASAMSTVSMSVVGAYMTMIEPKYVVTAIVLNLFGGFIIVSIINPYSVEEGEDILAIEDEHKQSFFQMLGEYIMDGFKVAIIVGAMLIGFVALMDLINSLFEMIVGISFQGVLGYIFAPIAFLMGVPWADAISAGGIMATKLVTNEFVAMISLGEVANSMSEHTLAIISVFLVSFANFSSIGIIAGAVKGLNEKQGNIVARFGLKLLYGATLVSILTATIVGFVI; encoded by the coding sequence ATGAGATACTTAATATCTTTTTGTGGATTGCTACTTGTTTTTGGTTTAGCTCTGTTAATGAGTAAAAACAAAAAAGAAATAAAATTTAAAAATATAATTATGATGTTAATCATCCAATTTCTATTGGCAGCATTACTGCTAAATACAAAGTTTGGTTATGTTCTAATCAAAGGAATAACAAATGTATTTGATTATTTATTGTCTTACGCAAATACGGGCATAACATTTGTTTTTGGTGGTTTAGCGAATAAAGGAGAGTATTCCTTCTTTCTAAATGTATTATTACCGATTGTCTTTATATCTGTATTGATAGGGATCTTGCAGCATTTTAAAATTCTTCCTTTCTTTATGAAGTGGATAGGATTACTTTTAAGCAAAGTAAATGGTATGGGGAAATTGGAATCATATAATGCTGTAGCTTCTGCAATGGTAGGTCAATCTGAAGTATTCATTACTGTGAAAAAACAATTAGATAAGATTGCTCCACAGCGTATGTATACATTATGCGCATCTGCAATGTCGACCGTTTCTATGTCAGTTGTTGGAGCATATATGACTATGATTGAACCGAAGTATGTAGTAACGGCAATTGTGTTGAACTTGTTTGGTGGATTTATAATTGTTTCAATCATTAATCCGTATAGTGTAGAAGAAGGTGAAGATATCTTAGCGATTGAAGATGAGCATAAGCAATCTTTCTTTCAAATGCTTGGAGAATATATCATGGATGGATTTAAAGTAGCCATCATTGTTGGTGCTATGCTTATCGGTTTCGTAGCATTAATGGATTTAATCAATTCACTATTCGAAATGATTGTTGGTATATCTTTCCAAGGTGTATTGGGTTATATTTTTGCACCTATAGCTTTCCTAATGGGTGTACCATGGGCAGATGCTATTTCTGCCGGAGGAATTATGGCAACCAAATTAGTGACGAATGAATTTGTTGCAATGATAAGCCTTGGAGAAGTAGCTAATTCAATGAGTGAACATACACTAGCTATTATTTCTGTCTTTCTTGTATCCTTTGCAAACTTTTCATCTATCGGAATTATTGCGGGAGCAGTAAAAGGTTTGAATGAAAAGCAAGGGAATATAGTTGCTCGTTTTGGCTTAAAGTTGTTGTATGGAGCCACACTCGTTAGTATCTTAACGGCTACAATTGTTGGTTTCGTTATTTAA